The genomic stretch GAGATGCTCGAGGCCATGAAGCGCGACGGCGTGCGCACCTTCTCGATCTACCGCAACGGCCTCGACCTCTTCGCCTACATGGAGCGCGATACGGCGCCCGATCCTGCGACCCCGGTCAGCGAGCTGACCTGGCGCTGGTGGGAGATGATGGCGCCCTACATGGAAACCAATTCCGACTTCTCGCCGGTGCAGCGCCCGGTCGAGGAAATGTTCAACTTCGAAAATCGCTAAAGAGAGCTATTGTCCATGAATTCGGCCGCTATCAGGGGCGTCGTGCCCATCCTCGTCACGCCGTTTCACCGCGACGGCAGCATCGATGAGGAGAGCCTCGCCCGCCTGATCGAATTCAACATCGCAGCGGGCGTCCACGGCCTCGGCGTGGCGCTGGGCA from Devosia sp. A16 encodes the following:
- a CDS encoding L-rhamnose mutarotase; protein product: MVRIAWMMKLKPGNEAIYKQKHDEIWPEMLEAMKRDGVRTFSIYRNGLDLFAYMERDTAPDPATPVSELTWRWWEMMAPYMETNSDFSPVQRPVEEMFNFENR